The Comamonas endophytica sequence GGCTCGGGTATTCGGGCACCAGCGAGGAACGGTTGGTGGAAGTCACTCCGATCACGCGCAGCTTGCCGGCGCGCGCCTGGGCCGCGGCCATGGCCGGGGGCAGCAGCGCCAGCTGGATCTGCTCGCCGATGATGCCGTTGATCACCTGCGGGTTGCCGGGGTAGGGCACATGCAGCGGCGCAATGCCGGCGCGCGCCTTGAGCAGTTCCATGCCGATATGCGCGACGGTACCTATGCCGGGGCTGCCGTAGCTCCAGCGGTCGCCGCTGGCGCGCGCGGCCGCGAAGAACTCTGCGGCCGTGGCGCCGGGGGCATTGGCGGACGCGGCCAATGCCAGCGGGGCGGTGGCCACCAGGCTCACCGGCTGCAGATCCTTGAGCGGATCGTAGGTGGCCTTGGGGTTGATCAGCTTGGCAATGGTCATGTTGCCATTGATCATCAGGCCCAGCGTGTGGTCGTCGGTGGCATGCGCCACTGCCTCGGCGCCGATGTTGCCGCCGGCACCGACCTTGTTCTCGACCACCACCGGCTGGCCCAGCAGCCTGGCCA is a genomic window containing:
- a CDS encoding Bug family tripartite tricarboxylate transporter substrate binding protein, whose product is MISRLTRRTLLASAACAVVAAAVPAVACAQAGAAPWPTRPVKLIVGFPGGSSPDLVARTLAEPLARLLGQPVVVENKVGAGGNIGAEAVAHATDDHTLGLMINGNMTIAKLINPKATYDPLKDLQPVSLVATAPLALAASANAPGATAAEFFAAARASGDRWSYGSPGIGTVAHIGMELLKARAGIAPLHVPYPGNPQVINGIIGEQIQLALLPPAMAAAQARAGKLRVIGVTSTNRSSLVPEYPSLTEAGIANYQMEIWNAVAAPRSMPQPLVQRLGTLFSEIARSPDIRAKLFAQGWQVAGTSSEGLANRIRTDVQVMGEIIRSQKITAQ